A stretch of the Cytobacillus luteolus genome encodes the following:
- a CDS encoding metallophosphoesterase family protein, translating to MKRMLAISDIHGELDKFERLLELVNYNSTQDQLLLLGDFVDRGPHSRAVLDKVIELKAEGAIALVGNHEKMMMDAFHGDPMNLKRWFYNGGIKTLQNYGYEIAKDDAKYWFTTDEIPDPLYMNKEIQSHIEILKTFPYYYETDTHIFVHAGVHPETPLDETERHTLVWIRDEFHQGYSGEKTVVFGHTPTKRLHKSDEVYFGENNIIGIDGGCAYGGRLYCLEIGSSEVYYVE from the coding sequence TTGAAACGAATGTTAGCAATAAGTGATATACATGGAGAACTAGATAAATTTGAGCGCCTTTTGGAGCTTGTAAACTATAACAGTACGCAGGATCAGCTTTTACTATTAGGGGACTTTGTTGATCGTGGACCTCATTCGAGGGCTGTGTTAGATAAGGTGATTGAGTTAAAGGCTGAAGGTGCCATTGCTTTAGTTGGCAACCATGAAAAAATGATGATGGACGCCTTTCATGGTGATCCAATGAATTTAAAGCGTTGGTTTTATAATGGTGGTATTAAAACCCTTCAAAACTATGGGTACGAAATTGCAAAAGACGATGCGAAGTATTGGTTTACGACCGATGAAATTCCTGACCCTCTTTATATGAACAAAGAGATCCAATCACATATTGAGATTTTGAAAACATTTCCTTACTACTATGAAACAGACACTCATATTTTTGTTCATGCAGGTGTTCATCCAGAAACACCTCTTGATGAGACAGAAAGGCATACATTAGTATGGATTCGCGATGAATTCCACCAGGGATACAGTGGAGAAAAGACAGTCGTGTTTGGACATACTCCAACGAAACGTTTACATAAAAGTGATGAAGTCTACTTTGGCGAAAATAACATCATCGGAATTGATGGTGGTTGCGCTTATGGTGGAAGGTTGTATTGTTTAGAGATTGGTAGCTCAGAGGTTTATTATGTTGAATAA
- a CDS encoding VOC family protein — translation MKLYRVIIPVSNIELATEFYQKILSMEGNRVSDGRHYFDCGGTILACFDPKADGDEFDARQNPDHIYLSTANLDEILTNIKNWDASLIVDPINTQPWGEKTLYAKDPFGNPLCFVDEKTVFKG, via the coding sequence ATGAAATTATATCGTGTGATTATACCAGTTTCTAATATAGAACTAGCAACAGAGTTTTATCAGAAGATTTTAAGTATGGAAGGGAATAGAGTATCTGATGGAAGGCATTATTTCGATTGTGGAGGAACCATCTTAGCCTGTTTTGATCCAAAAGCAGATGGCGACGAGTTTGATGCTAGACAGAATCCAGATCATATCTATTTATCTACCGCAAACCTTGATGAGATACTTACCAATATCAAAAATTGGGATGCTAGTCTAATAGTTGACCCAATCAACACGCAACCATGGGGTGAAAAGACACTATACGCAAAAGATCCCTTCGGCAATCCACTCTGCTTTGTAGACGAAAAAACTGTATTCAAGGGATAA
- the asnB gene encoding asparagine synthase (glutamine-hydrolyzing), with translation MCGFIGILRNDNVQAIDLDRWNEALQSIHHRGPDDTGNYRDERVEFGFKRLSIIDLEHGEQPLSYQERYHIIFNGEIYNYVELREQLIEQGVTFQTMSDTEVIVALYAHKGKDCVQDLRGMFAFAIWDIVEETLFAARDTFGIKPFYYYETKDRLIFSSEQKSIKLLTGQHELHQENIQHYLTYQYVPEPRCLSKDIFKLLPGQYLEKKPNQKAIITCFNKKSFLPEEKQFSEFTKETRQVLEDSVAKHMRSDVPVGAFLSSGIDSTTIVALAKQHNPALKTFTVGFETEGYSEIDIAKDTAEKLGVENIHKVITPQEFVTELEKIIWHMDDPVADPAAVPLYFVAKEASKHVKVVLSGEGADELFGGYTIYREPLSLKWINRLPKSIQVLMNKSAKLLPQGIKGKSYILRGTTPMEDRYIGNAFIFSEAEKKMLLKNYQRNQPFTEITKSMYEDAKLYTDSSKMQYIDLNTWLPGDILVKADRMTMAHSLELRVPFLDKDVFNLAKQIPDHMKIANGTTKYVLREAVKGLVPDSVQYRRKLGFPVPIRHWLRNELYDWARDLLKYSPAADQIFNREELLLLLEDHAIEKVDNSRKLWTILSFMIWYSLYEQADTTQSLKLVKEKTLAYKTVYTNAPAYSE, from the coding sequence ATGTGCGGTTTTATTGGTATTTTAAGAAATGATAATGTCCAGGCCATTGATTTAGATCGGTGGAATGAGGCATTGCAATCAATCCATCACAGAGGGCCAGACGATACTGGTAATTATCGTGACGAGCGAGTGGAGTTCGGCTTTAAACGATTAAGCATCATAGATTTAGAACATGGTGAACAGCCACTTAGCTATCAAGAGCGTTATCATATTATTTTTAATGGAGAGATTTACAACTATGTTGAACTTAGAGAGCAACTAATTGAGCAAGGTGTAACCTTTCAAACAATGTCAGATACTGAAGTAATTGTTGCGTTGTATGCTCATAAAGGGAAAGATTGTGTGCAGGATTTAAGAGGGATGTTTGCATTTGCAATTTGGGATATTGTTGAAGAGACATTATTCGCTGCCCGCGACACCTTTGGAATTAAACCTTTCTATTATTATGAAACAAAGGATAGGCTGATTTTTTCATCGGAGCAAAAAAGTATTAAACTCTTAACAGGACAGCATGAGTTACACCAAGAAAATATTCAACACTATTTAACCTATCAATATGTCCCTGAGCCTCGTTGCTTGTCAAAGGATATTTTTAAATTGCTTCCAGGGCAATATTTAGAAAAAAAGCCGAACCAAAAGGCAATTATCACTTGTTTTAACAAAAAGAGCTTTTTACCGGAGGAAAAGCAGTTCTCTGAGTTTACTAAAGAAACGAGACAAGTGCTGGAAGATTCTGTAGCGAAGCATATGCGCAGTGATGTACCGGTAGGAGCATTTTTATCAAGCGGGATTGACTCTACAACCATTGTGGCTTTAGCAAAACAACATAATCCAGCCTTAAAAACATTTACTGTAGGATTTGAAACAGAAGGGTACAGTGAAATCGATATAGCTAAAGATACGGCTGAAAAACTCGGAGTCGAAAATATTCATAAAGTTATTACACCACAAGAGTTTGTTACTGAGTTGGAAAAAATTATTTGGCATATGGATGACCCTGTCGCTGACCCAGCTGCTGTACCACTTTATTTTGTAGCAAAAGAAGCCAGTAAGCATGTAAAAGTAGTCCTGTCAGGCGAGGGGGCAGATGAACTTTTCGGGGGGTATACGATTTACCGTGAACCTTTATCGTTAAAATGGATCAATCGACTCCCTAAGTCTATACAAGTTCTAATGAATAAGTCGGCAAAATTATTACCGCAGGGGATAAAAGGAAAAAGCTATATTTTAAGAGGTACAACCCCGATGGAAGATAGGTATATTGGGAATGCCTTTATCTTTTCTGAAGCAGAAAAGAAAATGTTACTCAAAAACTATCAACGCAACCAACCATTTACTGAAATTACGAAATCAATGTATGAGGATGCGAAGCTTTATACTGACTCAAGTAAGATGCAATACATTGACCTGAATACTTGGCTTCCTGGAGATATTCTCGTAAAAGCAGATCGAATGACAATGGCTCATTCTCTTGAGCTTCGAGTACCATTTTTAGATAAAGACGTATTCAATCTTGCTAAGCAAATTCCAGATCATATGAAAATAGCCAATGGTACAACGAAATATGTGTTACGAGAAGCAGTAAAAGGTCTAGTCCCAGACTCTGTACAATATCGTAGAAAGCTGGGTTTCCCAGTACCTATTCGTCACTGGCTGCGAAATGAACTATATGACTGGGCAAGAGACTTGTTAAAATATAGTCCGGCAGCTGATCAAATCTTTAATCGGGAAGAACTATTGTTGTTATTAGAAGATCATGCAATTGAAAAAGTGGATAATAGTCGAAAACTCTGGACCATCCTATCATTTATGATTTGGTACTCGCTTTATGAACAAGCGGATACAACCCAATCGCTTAAACTGGTCAAAGAAAAAACGCTCGCTTACAAAACCGTCTATACAAACGCTCCGGCCTATTCGGAATAA
- a CDS encoding phosphatidate cytidylyltransferase, whose translation MNSALWTQLVIFLSLLVISILFSIVKKSQPKKDFSALSLRVKTWWGMFVIFVFATLFNPIVSLVSLMVLCFFALKEYFSMFKTRKVDRRAFLWAYLSIPVQFYLIYIEWYGMFIVFIPIYVFLFLPLPQILGKKGTVGFLRSVSSTQWGLMLMVFGLSHLAYFQFASPEYGANLVLFLVLLTQLNDAVHFLISLYFGKRKVVPTANANISWEGFIGATIVTTTAAYFVFPYLTPFDVKFGIISGLLIAFGGFFGALTISVLKRDLLIGDNEKLASSGESYLSRVDSLTYTAPIFFHVIRYFFDFM comes from the coding sequence TTGAATAGTGCATTATGGACACAGTTAGTGATTTTTCTTAGTCTACTAGTAATTAGTATATTATTTAGTATTGTAAAAAAGAGCCAGCCCAAAAAGGACTTTTCAGCGTTATCACTTCGCGTAAAAACATGGTGGGGCATGTTTGTTATTTTTGTGTTCGCGACTCTTTTCAATCCAATTGTTTCGTTGGTTTCCTTGATGGTGCTTTGCTTTTTTGCGCTAAAAGAATATTTTTCAATGTTCAAAACAAGGAAAGTTGATCGCAGGGCTTTTTTATGGGCCTATCTTTCCATTCCGGTACAGTTTTATTTGATTTACATTGAATGGTATGGCATGTTTATTGTCTTTATTCCGATTTATGTGTTTTTGTTCTTGCCATTACCTCAAATCCTAGGAAAAAAAGGAACAGTTGGTTTTTTACGCTCGGTAAGCTCAACTCAATGGGGTTTAATGCTCATGGTGTTTGGTTTGAGCCATCTTGCCTACTTCCAATTCGCATCTCCCGAATACGGAGCGAATCTTGTCTTATTCCTAGTATTACTCACACAGTTGAATGATGCTGTACACTTTTTAATCTCGCTCTATTTTGGAAAAAGAAAAGTAGTTCCAACTGCCAACGCAAATATTTCTTGGGAAGGATTTATTGGCGCAACTATTGTTACAACAACTGCTGCCTATTTCGTATTTCCATACCTAACCCCATTCGATGTTAAATTTGGCATTATATCAGGTCTACTCATTGCTTTTGGAGGATTTTTTGGAGCACTTACTATATCAGTTTTGAAGCGTGATTTACTTATTGGAGACAACGAAAAGCTAGCCTCCTCTGGAGAAAGCTATCTGAGTCGAGTGGATAGCCTAACATACACAGCACCAATCTTCTTCCATGTAATAAGGTACTTCTTTGACTTTATGTAA
- a CDS encoding polyprenyl synthetase family protein: protein MIFLKEEIVYQTDEWYRLAEQKAASYFNVLFEQLTDKSYVPVLTKDIHTWKQNHIHHWSIFSLFSRKNREPSSKEFHTYIQWLNYTGKLEGYLDRSISYLFMRDLGKALDSVETQAKIEQVVGNLKKSLLDSTSSSATDSFSLAGVYRWAQKEGVESTFVWLITKLKNVASNIPQGMEAEHAQRKLIKIIAGVLMHEIEEMGGNVSTEERKRRLEKAIRLGYSYGLTYPFIDDLLDANILSPKETKQYTELIRTTLTTGYVPELRYWSGKNKNLIFYIHKELREAFQYIKSNQRPETKNIFLEQAYVFFQSQEVDREKTLSNGNYTNEELYIPVILKSSSSRLIVRTVITAPEDEDIDNRTFYYGIYNQLADDFSDMFDDMRDGAVTPYTYYLKYHDQRDDLINPFEMYWTVISNLIHNVYHSDPKTREIILDRAINGLKRFKKRAGNHVYNEVMETFASGNPSFNHLLQTMVKKADDVDFFDKLLRDRIIAILKKDKKERAEFVDKVETIREQMNEMLAISSSRNVDPIIEAANYSLNGDGKRLRPIITWVMGVEGYGLAQSSIVPLLKSLEYMHTASLIFDDLPSQDNAKMRRGRPTLHQVKNVAVAELTGLFLTQKAIEEQTTLTQFDSKTVLQLIQYSTRITGEMCKGQVMDLESKSKRLTLEQLQAVSFYKTGIAFEASIIMPAILGKATEQEQSTLKEFSRHAGIAFQIKDDLLDAEGDEKLLGKSVGKDTENNNSTFVTILGIENARKELWEHYCLAMEALEKVPRNTTFLKHLVNYIVNRDH from the coding sequence ATGATTTTTTTGAAAGAGGAGATAGTTTATCAGACTGATGAATGGTATAGATTGGCTGAACAAAAGGCTGCTTCATACTTTAACGTACTTTTTGAGCAGCTAACGGATAAATCCTATGTCCCTGTCCTAACGAAAGACATACATACATGGAAGCAGAACCATATTCATCACTGGTCTATATTTTCTTTATTTTCACGTAAAAATAGAGAACCAAGTTCGAAGGAGTTTCACACCTATATTCAATGGCTCAATTACACTGGTAAACTAGAAGGTTATTTGGACCGGAGTATTTCATATCTTTTTATGAGGGATTTAGGTAAGGCACTTGATTCGGTAGAGACACAAGCTAAGATTGAACAGGTAGTAGGTAATTTGAAAAAATCACTCCTTGATTCAACTTCATCAAGCGCCACAGACTCGTTTAGCCTAGCCGGTGTTTACAGGTGGGCACAGAAAGAAGGTGTTGAATCAACTTTTGTCTGGTTGATTACCAAACTAAAGAATGTAGCCTCAAATATTCCACAGGGAATGGAGGCAGAGCATGCCCAGAGAAAATTGATAAAAATTATTGCAGGTGTACTTATGCACGAAATAGAGGAGATGGGGGGAAATGTATCTACAGAAGAACGGAAGAGAAGGCTTGAGAAAGCAATTCGGCTCGGCTATTCATATGGACTAACGTATCCTTTCATTGATGACCTCCTTGATGCTAACATTTTATCGCCTAAGGAGACTAAACAATACACGGAATTAATTCGAACTACTTTAACCACGGGTTACGTACCAGAACTACGATACTGGTCTGGAAAAAATAAGAATCTCATTTTTTATATTCATAAAGAGCTAAGAGAAGCATTTCAGTATATAAAATCTAACCAGCGACCTGAGACTAAAAACATATTTCTCGAACAAGCCTATGTGTTTTTTCAATCACAAGAAGTAGATCGTGAAAAGACTCTATCTAATGGAAATTATACAAATGAAGAGCTTTATATACCGGTTATTCTAAAATCTTCTTCATCACGCTTGATTGTTAGAACAGTAATCACAGCCCCTGAAGACGAGGACATTGATAACCGAACCTTCTATTATGGAATCTACAATCAGCTTGCGGATGACTTTTCCGACATGTTTGATGATATGAGGGACGGAGCAGTTACACCTTATACATATTATTTAAAATATCATGACCAACGAGACGATCTCATCAATCCTTTTGAAATGTACTGGACAGTCATTTCTAACCTCATTCATAACGTGTATCACTCAGATCCTAAAACTCGTGAGATTATATTGGACCGTGCAATCAATGGTCTTAAACGATTTAAAAAAAGAGCGGGAAACCATGTCTACAATGAGGTAATGGAGACTTTTGCATCAGGTAATCCTTCATTTAATCATTTACTTCAAACGATGGTTAAAAAAGCAGATGATGTTGATTTCTTTGATAAATTGCTTCGTGATCGAATCATTGCCATTTTAAAAAAGGACAAGAAAGAGCGAGCGGAATTTGTAGATAAGGTTGAAACAATAAGAGAGCAAATGAATGAAATGTTAGCTATTTCTTCTAGTAGAAATGTTGATCCAATCATTGAGGCAGCGAACTATAGTTTAAATGGAGATGGGAAACGGTTAAGACCTATTATTACTTGGGTTATGGGAGTAGAGGGATACGGTTTAGCCCAATCTTCCATCGTGCCGCTGCTAAAATCATTAGAATATATGCATACAGCATCGCTTATTTTTGATGATTTACCGTCTCAGGACAATGCAAAAATGCGGAGAGGACGACCTACTCTTCATCAGGTGAAAAACGTTGCGGTAGCAGAACTCACAGGGTTATTTTTAACCCAAAAGGCCATAGAAGAACAAACAACTCTTACTCAGTTTGATTCGAAAACAGTGCTACAATTAATCCAATATTCAACTAGGATTACCGGGGAAATGTGTAAGGGACAGGTGATGGACTTAGAGAGTAAAAGTAAACGGTTAACACTTGAACAACTTCAGGCAGTTTCATTTTATAAAACCGGAATTGCATTCGAAGCTTCCATCATTATGCCAGCTATTCTCGGGAAAGCGACTGAACAGGAACAAAGCACTTTGAAAGAATTTTCCCGCCATGCAGGGATTGCGTTTCAAATAAAAGATGACTTACTCGATGCGGAAGGTGATGAAAAACTCTTAGGAAAATCTGTTGGAAAAGACACTGAGAACAACAACTCAACGTTTGTAACAATTCTCGGCATAGAAAATGCACGAAAAGAACTATGGGAACACTACTGTCTAGCAATGGAAGCACTAGAAAAAGTACCACGTAACACTACCTTTCTAAAGCATTTAGTGAATTATATCGTAAATCGGGACCACTAA
- a CDS encoding DUF1456 family protein, producing MVMTNNDILIRLRYALDIRDIDMVEMFKLGGVEVTKEDVQMMLKKTYEEDEYDENEEIYKINNKKLESFLNGFITFKRGKQDPKPGQASAPPSQPEPVNNMLLKKVKIALSLTSEEMIDVLDMGGVAVSKGELGAILRKVGHKNYKVCLDRFARNFLKGLAIKYRG from the coding sequence ATAGTAATGACTAACAATGATATATTAATTCGCTTACGATATGCACTAGATATTAGAGACATCGACATGGTAGAAATGTTTAAGTTAGGTGGCGTAGAGGTAACAAAAGAAGATGTGCAAATGATGCTGAAAAAGACGTATGAAGAAGATGAGTACGATGAAAATGAAGAGATTTATAAAATTAACAATAAAAAGCTAGAGTCTTTCTTAAACGGTTTTATTACGTTTAAAAGAGGAAAGCAGGATCCTAAACCTGGACAAGCTTCAGCGCCACCGTCTCAGCCTGAGCCTGTGAATAATATGCTTTTAAAGAAAGTAAAGATTGCACTTTCTCTGACTAGTGAGGAAATGATTGATGTGTTAGACATGGGAGGAGTTGCCGTTTCCAAGGGAGAACTCGGTGCGATCCTTCGTAAAGTTGGACATAAAAATTACAAGGTTTGTCTGGACAGATTCGCTCGTAATTTCTTAAAGGGATTGGCTATTAAGTATAGGGGATAA
- a CDS encoding SLC45 family MFS transporter, whose translation MRKTWLLGFGFFGISIGWSLYNGFVPFFLDNFITSTALIGFLMTVDNYIALFLQPYIGQLSDRTQTKVGRRMPYLLVGIPLAALFYALLPFHTSLVMLIFFMICMNLSMAIFRSPTIALMPDITPEVNRTKANGIINFMGGCGAILAFSVGSYLFSIKEYLPFLAVSAIFLLVLLVVFTNIKENQDSITYTETLVPKINYKDELNPPTLYLLAAIFFWFISIQGMEALFTLYGVNELGLSKSASAFSLTFFSLSFVLSAIPSGLLGAKFGKKKVIVVGVIGLIFSFLLLNWIESVVYLRIVLFLGGLFWACVNINAYPFIVSTGSTTSYGTRTGLYYLVSSLAAIISPPTLGLFIDFFGFGILFWAAAGSLVLALACIWRVHDKEIVTEGA comes from the coding sequence ATGAGAAAAACGTGGCTGTTGGGATTTGGTTTCTTTGGGATTAGTATTGGGTGGTCTTTGTATAATGGGTTTGTTCCGTTTTTTCTTGATAATTTTATTACGAGTACTGCATTGATAGGTTTTTTAATGACAGTAGATAATTATATTGCCCTCTTTTTGCAGCCCTATATCGGACAGCTCAGTGATCGGACTCAAACAAAAGTTGGCCGTCGCATGCCCTACCTACTAGTTGGGATACCTCTTGCGGCATTATTTTATGCTTTGCTTCCCTTTCATACTAGTTTAGTTATGTTAATATTCTTCATGATTTGTATGAATCTTTCTATGGCCATTTTTAGATCTCCAACGATTGCATTAATGCCAGATATCACACCTGAAGTGAACCGTACAAAGGCCAACGGAATTATAAACTTTATGGGAGGCTGTGGAGCAATCCTTGCCTTTAGCGTTGGTTCCTATTTGTTTAGCATCAAGGAATATCTCCCCTTTTTAGCTGTATCTGCTATATTCTTACTCGTCCTTTTGGTCGTTTTTACGAATATAAAAGAAAACCAAGACTCGATTACATATACAGAAACACTCGTTCCAAAAATTAATTATAAAGACGAATTAAATCCACCAACCTTGTACTTACTGGCAGCTATCTTTTTTTGGTTTATCTCCATTCAGGGCATGGAAGCTTTGTTTACCCTTTATGGGGTAAATGAACTAGGTTTGAGCAAAAGTGCCTCCGCTTTTTCTTTGACCTTTTTCTCTTTAAGCTTTGTGTTGTCGGCAATACCAAGCGGATTACTTGGAGCAAAGTTTGGTAAGAAAAAGGTTATCGTAGTTGGCGTTATTGGATTGATTTTTTCGTTTTTGTTATTAAATTGGATTGAGTCAGTAGTCTATTTGAGGATTGTCCTTTTTCTTGGGGGATTGTTTTGGGCATGCGTAAATATCAATGCATATCCTTTTATCGTTTCTACCGGAAGCACAACAAGTTATGGAACACGAACGGGACTTTATTATCTAGTCTCATCCTTAGCAGCCATCATCTCCCCACCCACCTTAGGTCTCTTCATTGATTTCTTTGGCTTTGGAATTTTATTTTGGGCCGCAGCTGGAAGTCTAGTTCTTGCTCTAGCCTGCATATGGAGAGTCCACGACAAGGAAATTGTGACAGAAGGGGCCTGA
- a CDS encoding globin-coupled sensor protein, which translates to MLQFLQLHKNKREQFEATLQFNNTDKSINLADEKLNLRLQYMGFTQKHLDLLVEIQPVIMDLADDVLETVLDHLYTFKPLERIATTHSSRERLKNVFLYYFKSVFSGTIDDKFLEMRNRIGGTHNNADLPIGWFLATYQTIQSLLIPKIVECYQDQPEKLADVLLAVTHIINFDSQLVTENYLNSRIEQLKELTNKNAELQKEMTSMSQELAASVEQTDASIHETTQKAEQIKTETENTEKSSKNLINLSNENEKQMEKLTSSFSELKKTINDSIQVTDVVKQITNTISDMTRQIEGIADQTNLLALNASIEAARAGDHGKGFAVVAQEVRKLAENTKSMSNEIVQSIQKSNQHISDLSSHMNVMNASSESSQHEIDRVKGGLQTVKMEMENYIEMFSRNKKDLDYIVESITEIKDTMTGISSLSTDLLYKAESMQ; encoded by the coding sequence ATGTTACAGTTCCTGCAATTACATAAAAATAAAAGAGAACAGTTTGAAGCAACTCTTCAATTCAATAACACTGACAAATCTATTAACCTAGCAGATGAAAAACTAAATTTGCGACTTCAATATATGGGCTTTACACAAAAACATCTTGATCTTCTTGTGGAAATACAACCAGTGATTATGGATTTAGCCGATGATGTACTTGAAACGGTACTTGATCACCTCTATACATTTAAACCACTCGAGCGAATTGCGACAACACATTCAAGTAGAGAAAGATTAAAGAATGTATTCTTATATTATTTTAAAAGTGTATTCAGTGGCACAATAGATGATAAATTCCTAGAAATGAGAAATCGCATTGGGGGGACACATAATAATGCTGATCTACCAATCGGTTGGTTTCTAGCAACTTACCAAACTATACAATCGCTTCTGATACCAAAGATTGTCGAGTGTTATCAAGATCAACCAGAGAAACTTGCAGATGTACTTTTGGCTGTAACGCATATTATTAACTTTGATTCGCAGCTCGTTACTGAAAATTATTTAAATAGTAGAATTGAACAATTAAAGGAACTTACCAATAAAAATGCAGAACTGCAGAAAGAAATGACTTCTATGAGTCAGGAACTTGCAGCATCAGTAGAACAAACGGATGCTTCCATACACGAAACAACTCAAAAAGCTGAGCAAATTAAGACTGAAACAGAAAATACTGAAAAAAGTAGTAAAAACTTAATCAATCTATCGAATGAAAATGAAAAGCAAATGGAAAAATTAACGTCCTCTTTTTCAGAATTGAAGAAGACAATAAATGACTCAATTCAAGTCACTGATGTAGTAAAACAAATTACGAATACAATATCTGACATGACAAGGCAGATTGAGGGGATTGCAGATCAAACGAATTTACTAGCACTGAATGCATCCATTGAGGCAGCTAGAGCTGGTGATCATGGTAAGGGATTTGCAGTAGTGGCTCAAGAAGTAAGAAAGCTTGCAGAAAATACAAAAAGCATGAGTAATGAAATTGTTCAATCCATTCAAAAAAGTAACCAGCACATAAGTGACTTAAGTAGCCATATGAATGTGATGAACGCTTCATCTGAAAGTTCCCAACACGAAATTGACCGCGTAAAAGGTGGACTTCAAACCGTTAAAATGGAGATGGAGAACTATATTGAAATGTTTTCACGAAATAAGAAGGATCTTGATTACATTGTAGAATCCATTACGGAAATTAAAGATACTATGACGGGGATATCCTCATTATCAACTGACTTACTTTATAAAGCTGAGAGTATGCAGTAA